A stretch of the Taeniopygia guttata chromosome 3, bTaeGut7.mat, whole genome shotgun sequence genome encodes the following:
- the LOC140683602 gene encoding gallinacin-13-like — protein MRILHLLFAVVVILLLQGAPARGRSDTQQCRSSRGHCRRLCFHMERWEGSCSNGRLRCCR, from the exons ATGCGGATTCTCCATCTGCTCTTTGCAGTCGTTGTCATTCTCCTCCTCCAGGGCGCTCCGG CCAGAGGCCGTTCAGACACGCAGCAGTGCAGAAGCAGCCGTGGCCACTGCCGGAGGCTCTGCTTCCACATGGAGCGCTGGGAAGGGAGTTGCAGCAACGGCCGCCTGCGCTGCTGCCGGTGA